A DNA window from Solanum lycopersicum chromosome 3, SLM_r2.1 contains the following coding sequences:
- the LOC101254874 gene encoding CDT1-like protein a, chloroplastic isoform X2: MEKTDAVIAEEGVVDVKNQTEKSSVLSPLPLQKRGDSGVATEFSSLTPARKNEQSHIAHEIDTAELPEKYRNLSELFDRILCSLRLLNLRKRAPTFQNVSSQVEVLTGRKFTHKHLAQIKYIVPEAIQIDKLLVHDAKTMCMKPDVNITLHFDVVEDHQEHSKFMTLNSLFASRLMNFFRKHAQDCDIPEAILPDPFNQRCLTSNADLPLDLSSSRESKSLSSSHLCPSFSPRFSRQTAFAKIDQFSVPLSTCSPCESECTLNRELGSKRTSPELSKSSINLNNVEECQPIPGCSLVENERTPQKILPESEIMLETPAQPTPKRSVPITEDKHKKMTDQESVVLNLTVKRSLDFSTLAGEEMSSDLISGSIEQHHDLNTEKKTMSKEDHVDADICPNEVQKKSCSFSKEEKIYQSHLTAVRQESFSLSDLVRLIHRIFQSVGCRSMTKVELVHKIIVHDFDIDENIDVEGQIELLERLVPDWLSKESASTGDLLYSIKKASDLNSVCERVVGV, encoded by the exons ATGGAGAAAACAGATGCCGTAATTGCTGAAGAAGGAGTTGTGGATGTAAAAAATCAGACAGAGAAGTCAAGTGTTCTATCTCCTTTACCCTTGCAGAAGAGGGGGGACTCTGGAGTTGCAACAGAATTTTCATCTTTGACACCAGCGAGAAAGAATGAGCAATCACACATTGCCCATGAAATAGATACTGCTGAGCTTCCTGAAAA ATACAGAAACTTGTCAGAGTTATTTGATCGCATTCTTTGCTCGCTGAGGTTGCTTAATCTACGAAAACGGGCGCCTACTTTTCAGAACGTGTCCAGTCAGGTTGAAGTACTGACAGGAAG AAAATTCACACACAAGCATCTCGCACAGATAAAGTACATAGTTCCTGAAGCCATCCAGATAGATAAACTACTTGTACATGATGCGAAGACCATGTGTATGAAGCCAGATGTTAATATTACCTTGCATTTTGATGTTGTGGAAGATCACCAAGAACACTCGAAGTTTATGACCCTCAACAGTCTTTTTGCATCCAGGCTTATGAATTTTTTCCGCAAACATGCTCAG GATTGTGACATTCCTGAAGCCATACTTCCTGACCCTTTTAACCAAAGATGCCTCACTAGCAATGCAGACTTGCCTTTGGATTTATCAAGTTCTCGTGAATCCaaatcattatcatcatcccATCTCTGTCCATCCTTCAGTCCACGCTTTTCTCGGCAAACGGCTTTTGCAAAAATAGATCAGTTCTCGGTACCTTTGTCCACATGCTCACCTTGTGAGTCTGAGTGTACATTGAATCGGGAACTTGGCTCTAAAAGGACATCTCCTGAGTTATCCAAATCTTCTATCAACCTGAACAATGTTGAAGAGTGCCAACCTATACCTGGTTGTAGTTTGGTTGAAAATGAAAGAACTCCTCAGAAGATTCTGCCTGAGAGTGAAATAATGCTTGAAACACCTGCTCAACCAACACCAAAGAGATCGGTTCCAATTACTGAAGACAAGCACAAGAAAATGACAGATCAAGAGTCTGTTGTTCTGAATTTAACTGTCAAAAGGTCATTAGATTTTTCCACATTGGCTGGCGAAGAGATGTCTTCAGATTTGATTTCTGGAAGTATAGAACAACATCATGACCTTAACACAGAAAAGAAGACTATGTCAAAGGAAGATCATGTTGATGCTGATATATGCCCTAATGAG GTTCAGAAAAAGAGTTGCTCCTTTAGCAAGGAAGAGAAGATTTATCAAAGTCATTTAACTGCAGTCCGGCAGGAATCCTTCAGTTTATCCGATCTCGTTCGTCTTATTCACCGCATTTTTCAATCTGTTGGCTGTCGATCAATGACTAAAGTGGAACTTGTTCACAAGATCATAGTGCATGACTTTGATATTGATGAGAACA TTGATGTGGAAGGGCAGATAGAACTTCTTGAAAGGTTAGTTCCAGATTGGCTCTCTAAGGAGTCTGCTTCCACTGGAGACCTTCTGTACAG TATCAAGAAAGCGTCGGACTTGAACTCTGTCTGCGAAAGGGTTGTAGGTGTATGA
- the LOC101254874 gene encoding CDT1-like protein a, chloroplastic isoform X4: protein MEKTDAVIAEEGVVDVKNQTEKSSVLSPLPLQKRGDSGVATEFSSLTPARKNEQSHIAHEIDTAELPEKYRNLSELFDRILCSLRLLNLRKRAPTFQNVSSQVEVLTGRKFTHKHLAQIKYIVPEAIQIDKLLVHDAKTMCMKPDVNITLHFDVVEDHQEHSKFMTLNSLFASRLMNFFRKHAQDCDIPEAILPDPFNQRCLTSNADLPLDLSSSRESKSLSSSHLCPSFSPRFSRQTAFAKIDQFSVPLSTCSPCESECTLNRELGSKRTSPELSKSSINLNNVEECQPIPGCSLVENERTPQKILPESEIMLETPAQPTPKRSVPITEDKHKKMTDQESVVLNLTVKRSLDFSTLAGEEMSSDLISGSIEQHHDLNTEKKTMSKEDHVDADICPNEKKSCSFSKEEKIYQSHLTAVRQESFSLSDLVRLIHRIFQSVGCRSMTKVELVHKIIVHDFDIDENIDVEGQIELLERLVPDWLSKESASTGDLLYSIKKASDLNSVCERVVGV, encoded by the exons ATGGAGAAAACAGATGCCGTAATTGCTGAAGAAGGAGTTGTGGATGTAAAAAATCAGACAGAGAAGTCAAGTGTTCTATCTCCTTTACCCTTGCAGAAGAGGGGGGACTCTGGAGTTGCAACAGAATTTTCATCTTTGACACCAGCGAGAAAGAATGAGCAATCACACATTGCCCATGAAATAGATACTGCTGAGCTTCCTGAAAA ATACAGAAACTTGTCAGAGTTATTTGATCGCATTCTTTGCTCGCTGAGGTTGCTTAATCTACGAAAACGGGCGCCTACTTTTCAGAACGTGTCCAGTCAGGTTGAAGTACTGACAGGAAG AAAATTCACACACAAGCATCTCGCACAGATAAAGTACATAGTTCCTGAAGCCATCCAGATAGATAAACTACTTGTACATGATGCGAAGACCATGTGTATGAAGCCAGATGTTAATATTACCTTGCATTTTGATGTTGTGGAAGATCACCAAGAACACTCGAAGTTTATGACCCTCAACAGTCTTTTTGCATCCAGGCTTATGAATTTTTTCCGCAAACATGCTCAG GATTGTGACATTCCTGAAGCCATACTTCCTGACCCTTTTAACCAAAGATGCCTCACTAGCAATGCAGACTTGCCTTTGGATTTATCAAGTTCTCGTGAATCCaaatcattatcatcatcccATCTCTGTCCATCCTTCAGTCCACGCTTTTCTCGGCAAACGGCTTTTGCAAAAATAGATCAGTTCTCGGTACCTTTGTCCACATGCTCACCTTGTGAGTCTGAGTGTACATTGAATCGGGAACTTGGCTCTAAAAGGACATCTCCTGAGTTATCCAAATCTTCTATCAACCTGAACAATGTTGAAGAGTGCCAACCTATACCTGGTTGTAGTTTGGTTGAAAATGAAAGAACTCCTCAGAAGATTCTGCCTGAGAGTGAAATAATGCTTGAAACACCTGCTCAACCAACACCAAAGAGATCGGTTCCAATTACTGAAGACAAGCACAAGAAAATGACAGATCAAGAGTCTGTTGTTCTGAATTTAACTGTCAAAAGGTCATTAGATTTTTCCACATTGGCTGGCGAAGAGATGTCTTCAGATTTGATTTCTGGAAGTATAGAACAACATCATGACCTTAACACAGAAAAGAAGACTATGTCAAAGGAAGATCATGTTGATGCTGATATATGCCCTAATGAG AAAAAGAGTTGCTCCTTTAGCAAGGAAGAGAAGATTTATCAAAGTCATTTAACTGCAGTCCGGCAGGAATCCTTCAGTTTATCCGATCTCGTTCGTCTTATTCACCGCATTTTTCAATCTGTTGGCTGTCGATCAATGACTAAAGTGGAACTTGTTCACAAGATCATAGTGCATGACTTTGATATTGATGAGAACA TTGATGTGGAAGGGCAGATAGAACTTCTTGAAAGGTTAGTTCCAGATTGGCTCTCTAAGGAGTCTGCTTCCACTGGAGACCTTCTGTACAG TATCAAGAAAGCGTCGGACTTGAACTCTGTCTGCGAAAGGGTTGTAGGTGTATGA
- the LOC101254874 gene encoding CDT1-like protein a, chloroplastic isoform X3, protein MEKTDAVIAEEGVVDVKNQTEKSSVLSPLPLQKRGDSGVATEFSSLTPARKNEQSHIAHEIDTAELPEKYRNLSELFDRILCSLRLLNLRKRAPTFQNVSSQVEVLTGRKFTHKHLAQIKYIVPEAIQIDKLLVHDAKTMCMKPDVNITLHFDVVEDHQEHSKFMTLNSLFASRLMNFFRKHAQQDCDIPEAILPDPFNQRCLTSNADLPLDLSSSRESKSLSSSHLCPSFSPRFSRQTAFAKIDQFSVPLSTCSPCESECTLNRELGSKRTSPELSKSSINLNNVEECQPIPGCSLVENERTPQKILPESEIMLETPAQPTPKRSVPITEDKHKKMTDQESVVLNLTVKRSLDFSTLAGEEMSSDLISGSIEQHHDLNTEKKTMSKEDHVDADICPNEKKSCSFSKEEKIYQSHLTAVRQESFSLSDLVRLIHRIFQSVGCRSMTKVELVHKIIVHDFDIDENIDVEGQIELLERLVPDWLSKESASTGDLLYSIKKASDLNSVCERVVGV, encoded by the exons ATGGAGAAAACAGATGCCGTAATTGCTGAAGAAGGAGTTGTGGATGTAAAAAATCAGACAGAGAAGTCAAGTGTTCTATCTCCTTTACCCTTGCAGAAGAGGGGGGACTCTGGAGTTGCAACAGAATTTTCATCTTTGACACCAGCGAGAAAGAATGAGCAATCACACATTGCCCATGAAATAGATACTGCTGAGCTTCCTGAAAA ATACAGAAACTTGTCAGAGTTATTTGATCGCATTCTTTGCTCGCTGAGGTTGCTTAATCTACGAAAACGGGCGCCTACTTTTCAGAACGTGTCCAGTCAGGTTGAAGTACTGACAGGAAG AAAATTCACACACAAGCATCTCGCACAGATAAAGTACATAGTTCCTGAAGCCATCCAGATAGATAAACTACTTGTACATGATGCGAAGACCATGTGTATGAAGCCAGATGTTAATATTACCTTGCATTTTGATGTTGTGGAAGATCACCAAGAACACTCGAAGTTTATGACCCTCAACAGTCTTTTTGCATCCAGGCTTATGAATTTTTTCCGCAAACATGCTCAG CAGGATTGTGACATTCCTGAAGCCATACTTCCTGACCCTTTTAACCAAAGATGCCTCACTAGCAATGCAGACTTGCCTTTGGATTTATCAAGTTCTCGTGAATCCaaatcattatcatcatcccATCTCTGTCCATCCTTCAGTCCACGCTTTTCTCGGCAAACGGCTTTTGCAAAAATAGATCAGTTCTCGGTACCTTTGTCCACATGCTCACCTTGTGAGTCTGAGTGTACATTGAATCGGGAACTTGGCTCTAAAAGGACATCTCCTGAGTTATCCAAATCTTCTATCAACCTGAACAATGTTGAAGAGTGCCAACCTATACCTGGTTGTAGTTTGGTTGAAAATGAAAGAACTCCTCAGAAGATTCTGCCTGAGAGTGAAATAATGCTTGAAACACCTGCTCAACCAACACCAAAGAGATCGGTTCCAATTACTGAAGACAAGCACAAGAAAATGACAGATCAAGAGTCTGTTGTTCTGAATTTAACTGTCAAAAGGTCATTAGATTTTTCCACATTGGCTGGCGAAGAGATGTCTTCAGATTTGATTTCTGGAAGTATAGAACAACATCATGACCTTAACACAGAAAAGAAGACTATGTCAAAGGAAGATCATGTTGATGCTGATATATGCCCTAATGAG AAAAAGAGTTGCTCCTTTAGCAAGGAAGAGAAGATTTATCAAAGTCATTTAACTGCAGTCCGGCAGGAATCCTTCAGTTTATCCGATCTCGTTCGTCTTATTCACCGCATTTTTCAATCTGTTGGCTGTCGATCAATGACTAAAGTGGAACTTGTTCACAAGATCATAGTGCATGACTTTGATATTGATGAGAACA TTGATGTGGAAGGGCAGATAGAACTTCTTGAAAGGTTAGTTCCAGATTGGCTCTCTAAGGAGTCTGCTTCCACTGGAGACCTTCTGTACAG TATCAAGAAAGCGTCGGACTTGAACTCTGTCTGCGAAAGGGTTGTAGGTGTATGA
- the LOC101254874 gene encoding CDT1-like protein a, chloroplastic isoform X1, whose product MEKTDAVIAEEGVVDVKNQTEKSSVLSPLPLQKRGDSGVATEFSSLTPARKNEQSHIAHEIDTAELPEKYRNLSELFDRILCSLRLLNLRKRAPTFQNVSSQVEVLTGRKFTHKHLAQIKYIVPEAIQIDKLLVHDAKTMCMKPDVNITLHFDVVEDHQEHSKFMTLNSLFASRLMNFFRKHAQQDCDIPEAILPDPFNQRCLTSNADLPLDLSSSRESKSLSSSHLCPSFSPRFSRQTAFAKIDQFSVPLSTCSPCESECTLNRELGSKRTSPELSKSSINLNNVEECQPIPGCSLVENERTPQKILPESEIMLETPAQPTPKRSVPITEDKHKKMTDQESVVLNLTVKRSLDFSTLAGEEMSSDLISGSIEQHHDLNTEKKTMSKEDHVDADICPNEVQKKSCSFSKEEKIYQSHLTAVRQESFSLSDLVRLIHRIFQSVGCRSMTKVELVHKIIVHDFDIDENIDVEGQIELLERLVPDWLSKESASTGDLLYSIKKASDLNSVCERVVGV is encoded by the exons ATGGAGAAAACAGATGCCGTAATTGCTGAAGAAGGAGTTGTGGATGTAAAAAATCAGACAGAGAAGTCAAGTGTTCTATCTCCTTTACCCTTGCAGAAGAGGGGGGACTCTGGAGTTGCAACAGAATTTTCATCTTTGACACCAGCGAGAAAGAATGAGCAATCACACATTGCCCATGAAATAGATACTGCTGAGCTTCCTGAAAA ATACAGAAACTTGTCAGAGTTATTTGATCGCATTCTTTGCTCGCTGAGGTTGCTTAATCTACGAAAACGGGCGCCTACTTTTCAGAACGTGTCCAGTCAGGTTGAAGTACTGACAGGAAG AAAATTCACACACAAGCATCTCGCACAGATAAAGTACATAGTTCCTGAAGCCATCCAGATAGATAAACTACTTGTACATGATGCGAAGACCATGTGTATGAAGCCAGATGTTAATATTACCTTGCATTTTGATGTTGTGGAAGATCACCAAGAACACTCGAAGTTTATGACCCTCAACAGTCTTTTTGCATCCAGGCTTATGAATTTTTTCCGCAAACATGCTCAG CAGGATTGTGACATTCCTGAAGCCATACTTCCTGACCCTTTTAACCAAAGATGCCTCACTAGCAATGCAGACTTGCCTTTGGATTTATCAAGTTCTCGTGAATCCaaatcattatcatcatcccATCTCTGTCCATCCTTCAGTCCACGCTTTTCTCGGCAAACGGCTTTTGCAAAAATAGATCAGTTCTCGGTACCTTTGTCCACATGCTCACCTTGTGAGTCTGAGTGTACATTGAATCGGGAACTTGGCTCTAAAAGGACATCTCCTGAGTTATCCAAATCTTCTATCAACCTGAACAATGTTGAAGAGTGCCAACCTATACCTGGTTGTAGTTTGGTTGAAAATGAAAGAACTCCTCAGAAGATTCTGCCTGAGAGTGAAATAATGCTTGAAACACCTGCTCAACCAACACCAAAGAGATCGGTTCCAATTACTGAAGACAAGCACAAGAAAATGACAGATCAAGAGTCTGTTGTTCTGAATTTAACTGTCAAAAGGTCATTAGATTTTTCCACATTGGCTGGCGAAGAGATGTCTTCAGATTTGATTTCTGGAAGTATAGAACAACATCATGACCTTAACACAGAAAAGAAGACTATGTCAAAGGAAGATCATGTTGATGCTGATATATGCCCTAATGAG GTTCAGAAAAAGAGTTGCTCCTTTAGCAAGGAAGAGAAGATTTATCAAAGTCATTTAACTGCAGTCCGGCAGGAATCCTTCAGTTTATCCGATCTCGTTCGTCTTATTCACCGCATTTTTCAATCTGTTGGCTGTCGATCAATGACTAAAGTGGAACTTGTTCACAAGATCATAGTGCATGACTTTGATATTGATGAGAACA TTGATGTGGAAGGGCAGATAGAACTTCTTGAAAGGTTAGTTCCAGATTGGCTCTCTAAGGAGTCTGCTTCCACTGGAGACCTTCTGTACAG TATCAAGAAAGCGTCGGACTTGAACTCTGTCTGCGAAAGGGTTGTAGGTGTATGA